A single window of Granulicella sibirica DNA harbors:
- a CDS encoding helix-turn-helix domain-containing protein, whose protein sequence is MDENNGLQLHHLQNGIETEPTYYMQRQQSLARILSPGRYQHGVSRSRLIDYSYGPGELIVCNRGIDEFVRWKSEIQILKVDLPDEAFRAIAEEAGAETVEIQSSTHFEDKRVDALVTAVQAEEEGGGLSGRLYMDSIAQALASALVQLRGNLKRRLPQYRCGLTPAQLSRVKHLVYGRMDQEVSLQQMASAAGLSTSYFNQMFRRSTGQAAHQFVLTARVEHAKELLKSPRLRVIDVAISCGFQTSQHFARVFRSVCAVTPTQYRRAIGVSD, encoded by the coding sequence GTGGACGAAAACAACGGCTTGCAACTGCACCATCTTCAAAATGGCATCGAGACCGAGCCCACGTATTACATGCAGCGTCAGCAGTCGCTGGCCAGGATACTTTCCCCGGGCCGTTACCAGCATGGGGTAAGCCGAAGCAGGCTGATCGACTACTCCTACGGCCCCGGAGAGTTGATTGTTTGCAATCGCGGAATCGACGAGTTTGTCCGTTGGAAGAGCGAGATACAGATCCTCAAGGTGGACCTCCCGGACGAGGCCTTCCGCGCAATCGCCGAAGAGGCGGGCGCTGAGACGGTCGAGATACAGAGCAGCACGCACTTCGAGGACAAGCGAGTCGATGCCCTTGTCACCGCCGTACAAGCTGAAGAAGAAGGAGGCGGACTTTCCGGTCGGCTCTACATGGATTCGATCGCGCAGGCACTCGCTTCGGCTCTCGTACAACTGCGTGGAAATCTAAAACGTCGCCTCCCGCAATACCGTTGCGGTCTGACGCCAGCGCAGTTGTCGAGAGTAAAGCATCTCGTCTACGGAAGGATGGATCAAGAGGTCTCTCTTCAGCAGATGGCAAGCGCGGCAGGTCTGAGTACAAGCTACTTCAACCAGATGTTTCGCAGATCCACCGGACAGGCCGCTCATCAGTTCGTCTTGACTGCCCGCGTCGAACATGCAAAAGAGCTGCTCAAATCCCCGCGCCTTCGAGTGATCGATGTTGCGATCAGTTGCGGGTTCCAAACGTCCCAGCATTTTGCGCGAGTCTTCCGCTCGGTCTGTGCGGTCACTCCAACGCAGTATCGACGAGCCATCGGAGTTTCTGACTAA
- a CDS encoding tetratricopeptide repeat protein — protein MKIFVFGMLCVWASISPLLQSQVHNHAPAETLGSVSFSTSCLPAVQPQFNRAVALMHSFQFGSAIQGFNAVLEADPKCAIAEWGIALSSWGNPFAGFKAPAQVERGLRAVEEGRAIGASTDRERAYLEAVAHLYVESSHIDQPTRVKAYEHSMAAISAAYPEDTEATIFYALALAADADPTDKTYANQLKAGALLEALFVKYPDHPGLAHYLIHAYDEPALAPRAAEAARRYGTIAPSTPHALHMPSHTFTRIGDWQSSIDTNIASAAAAQAEHQPADVLHASDYMVYAYLQTAQDEAAKRLVESSATTFAAFDPAHATGAAPASAAFFARAAIPARYCLERQAWADAAKLEPLSSPFPYANAISYFTRGLGAARLKDGSAVREAIKSLEQIRNKLTQMKDAYWANQIDIERQELVAMLSFVEGHQIEALTEMRLAAEAEDKTETATVTPGPLKPAREMLGELLLQQKRPAEALREFQATLNKEPNRFWSLYGAAEAAKRAGDREKADLYFQKLLAVAARADQPGRPELAEARAATRRE, from the coding sequence ATGAAGATCTTTGTCTTCGGCATGCTGTGTGTGTGGGCCAGCATTTCGCCACTCCTTCAGTCCCAGGTACACAACCATGCCCCTGCCGAGACGCTAGGTAGCGTCAGCTTCAGTACCTCGTGCCTGCCCGCTGTGCAACCTCAGTTCAATCGTGCGGTTGCTCTGATGCACTCGTTCCAGTTTGGTTCGGCGATTCAGGGATTCAATGCGGTTCTGGAGGCGGATCCGAAGTGTGCGATAGCCGAGTGGGGCATTGCACTGAGCAGTTGGGGAAACCCTTTCGCCGGGTTCAAAGCTCCAGCGCAGGTGGAGCGGGGCCTGCGTGCGGTGGAAGAGGGCCGTGCCATCGGCGCGAGTACGGATCGAGAGCGCGCCTATCTTGAGGCCGTTGCCCATCTCTACGTCGAGAGCAGTCACATCGATCAGCCAACGCGCGTTAAGGCTTATGAACACTCGATGGCCGCAATCAGTGCCGCCTACCCTGAAGATACGGAAGCGACCATCTTCTACGCACTGGCCCTGGCAGCCGACGCCGATCCCACTGATAAGACGTATGCGAATCAGTTGAAAGCCGGCGCGCTTCTTGAGGCTTTGTTCGTGAAATATCCCGATCATCCTGGATTGGCACACTACCTCATTCATGCCTACGACGAGCCGGCGCTGGCGCCACGAGCAGCAGAGGCCGCGCGGCGCTACGGAACGATTGCGCCCTCGACGCCACATGCCTTGCATATGCCGTCTCACACCTTTACGAGGATTGGTGACTGGCAATCTTCGATCGACACCAACATCGCTTCCGCAGCGGCGGCGCAGGCCGAGCATCAGCCGGCCGACGTGCTGCACGCGAGCGATTACATGGTCTATGCCTATCTGCAGACCGCGCAGGATGAGGCTGCGAAACGGTTGGTGGAGTCATCGGCCACGACGTTTGCTGCGTTCGATCCCGCACACGCAACCGGAGCGGCTCCTGCCTCTGCGGCCTTCTTCGCGCGTGCGGCCATTCCGGCGCGTTATTGCCTGGAGCGGCAGGCCTGGGCCGATGCGGCGAAGCTCGAACCACTCTCCAGCCCGTTTCCGTATGCGAACGCAATCAGCTACTTCACGCGGGGTCTTGGAGCCGCCCGTTTGAAGGATGGATCCGCAGTTCGCGAGGCAATCAAATCGCTGGAACAGATACGCAACAAGCTCACCCAGATGAAGGACGCCTACTGGGCGAACCAGATCGATATCGAACGGCAGGAGCTCGTCGCGATGTTGAGTTTTGTTGAAGGTCACCAGATTGAGGCGCTGACCGAGATGCGTCTCGCGGCCGAGGCGGAGGACAAGACAGAGACCGCTACGGTGACTCCTGGACCTTTGAAGCCGGCTCGCGAGATGCTCGGAGAACTTCTTCTACAGCAGAAGCGGCCCGCCGAAGCGCTGAGGGAATTTCAAGCTACTTTGAACAAGGAACCTAATCGCTTCTGGTCACTGTACGGAGCGGCTGAGGCGGCGAAGCGGGCAGGGGATCGCGAAAAGGCCGATCTCTATTTTCAGAAACTACTCGCCGTTGCAGCGCGCGCAGACCAACCCGGACGACCCGAACTCGCCGAGGCGCGAGCCGCAACACGGCGCGAGTAG
- a CDS encoding DUF5597 domain-containing protein, with protein sequence MRILLSVLASALLFSSAALFASEMPHVEKTPSGSYRLMVDGQPFLILGAQVRNSSAWPEQLEKAWPLYKELHANTAEIPVYWEVIEPQPGKFDFSSVDRIVDGARKNNLRLVLLWFATWKNGEMDYVPQWVKDDSAQFPRMRDRAGDQIRVLTPISETTRNADAKAFAALMRHLKEVDSEQHTVIMMQVENEPGSLESDRDYSPEANKLFAGAAPGKLIQALKKKPGTWLEAFGPEEANEAFAANYISTYINAVAAAGKAEYPLPMYVNCWLRERKTFERPGDAYPSGGATSNVLDLWKANTPSLDAIAPDNYVLDYVGYRDILRKYSRPDNPLFVPETMLGPLSARYMFYAIGEYHSLSFAPFGLDARVTADSGIKQEDVFGGLAANFKLFAPAVGEISKLQQKNAIKVAVEEDQITDLWLPFAKFDSVVTFGTPKPGYGGLFGTATKNRTGRAMVAEVAPDEFLICGFDSLVRFMPRRGSELRKAQFLSAEEGSYVDGKWQTSRLLNGDEVFFGIFFPAEGKWVKVKLKAY encoded by the coding sequence ATGCGAATTCTCCTGTCGGTTCTAGCCTCTGCTCTTCTGTTCTCTTCCGCCGCGTTGTTCGCCTCCGAGATGCCACACGTTGAGAAGACCCCCAGCGGTTCTTACCGGCTGATGGTGGATGGGCAGCCTTTCCTGATTCTTGGGGCGCAGGTGCGGAACTCCTCGGCGTGGCCGGAGCAGTTGGAGAAGGCGTGGCCGCTCTATAAGGAGCTTCACGCCAATACGGCTGAGATCCCGGTGTATTGGGAGGTCATCGAGCCGCAACCAGGGAAGTTTGACTTCAGCTCGGTCGACAGGATCGTTGACGGGGCGCGCAAGAATAACCTGCGGCTTGTGCTTCTCTGGTTCGCGACATGGAAGAACGGCGAGATGGACTATGTGCCGCAATGGGTGAAGGATGATTCGGCGCAGTTCCCAAGGATGCGCGACAGGGCAGGCGACCAGATACGGGTGCTTACGCCTATCTCCGAGACCACGCGAAATGCCGACGCGAAGGCTTTTGCGGCGTTGATGCGGCACCTGAAGGAAGTCGATTCGGAGCAGCACACCGTGATCATGATGCAGGTCGAGAATGAGCCGGGGTCGCTCGAGAGTGATCGGGACTACTCGCCCGAGGCGAATAAGCTTTTTGCCGGGGCGGCTCCGGGCAAACTCATCCAGGCGCTTAAGAAGAAGCCTGGGACGTGGCTTGAGGCGTTTGGCCCGGAAGAGGCGAATGAGGCGTTCGCCGCCAACTATATTTCGACTTACATCAATGCGGTCGCTGCCGCGGGGAAGGCGGAGTATCCATTGCCGATGTATGTGAATTGCTGGCTTCGGGAGCGCAAGACCTTCGAGCGGCCGGGAGATGCTTACCCGAGCGGCGGCGCGACCTCGAACGTGCTGGATCTTTGGAAGGCAAATACCCCTTCGCTCGATGCGATCGCGCCGGATAACTACGTTCTCGACTACGTGGGGTATCGGGATATTCTGCGGAAGTACAGCCGGCCGGATAACCCGCTGTTTGTGCCGGAGACGATGCTTGGGCCTTTGTCGGCGAGATATATGTTCTATGCCATCGGGGAGTACCATTCGCTGTCGTTCGCGCCGTTTGGGCTCGATGCGAGGGTGACGGCGGACTCCGGGATCAAGCAGGAGGATGTGTTTGGAGGGCTTGCGGCAAACTTCAAGCTCTTTGCTCCCGCCGTTGGGGAGATATCGAAACTGCAGCAGAAGAACGCTATCAAGGTCGCGGTGGAAGAGGACCAGATCACCGACCTCTGGCTTCCGTTTGCGAAGTTCGATTCGGTGGTGACGTTTGGTACTCCGAAGCCGGGGTATGGCGGGCTGTTCGGCACGGCTACGAAGAACAGGACGGGTAGGGCGATGGTCGCGGAAGTTGCGCCGGATGAGTTTTTGATCTGCGGCTTCGATTCACTGGTGCGGTTCATGCCACGGCGTGGATCGGAGCTGAGGAAGGCACAGTTTCTGTCGGCTGAGGAAGGCTCTTACGTCGATGGGAAGTGGCAGACGAGCCGCTTGCTCAATGGGGATGAGGTGTTCTTCGGAATCTTCTTTCCGGCGGAGGGCAAGTGGGTGAAGGTGAAGCTCAAGGCCTATTGA
- a CDS encoding beta-L-arabinofuranosidase domain-containing protein, whose translation MNRRSFLGTLAAIPLTPSLAFADKHPPASTATPESDRFHLTLNRVLHGSNPAYTPDFLLEDIHATPGRRFTEFSGDVSGRWVGALASASSEYGTPFPILDEVVHRVIAAQHPDGYFGSAFHYDQPTDRDLALLWGNGRLLVGLMEYHSLTKDPATLASARKLGDFLVRIGPEFNSKKMADDFGAAHFASSYICWTQQTEGLAALYAVTHDDRYKDLCAAISERIERRPSDHVHGYLCSLRGTVDLYQATHDSTHLRRAEDGWLSVMNSGDVLVTGGVPEAWSPKRLRTEGCAECDWLRLNLSLWRATANPKYLDTAEHILFNEFSMNQFSTGDFGHATLDESGIPQIVSVRAWWCCTLHGLRAFPDVHRTAFRSTGQSLFYDLPVDSTFTQAGLHVEAKSSLAQDGTIQLKVKQSPAGQRLTVRQPAWAETIHLDRNGHPVPGLTVSNLTPNDTITITYAMEKKQTPSPGNKGQLFTYGPWLLGAPSAVNPGYFNELHPRNTLLPATLQTASEPAQNLFAVPVAAAQSAYIPAEFPEQPSQVQLRAVAEQTSMLPTPWQIAFQVKKTS comes from the coding sequence ATGAACCGCAGAAGCTTTCTAGGTACGCTGGCAGCGATCCCGCTCACCCCATCCCTCGCCTTCGCGGACAAACACCCTCCCGCCAGCACAGCCACCCCCGAATCCGACCGTTTCCATCTCACGCTAAACCGCGTTCTGCACGGCTCGAACCCCGCCTACACCCCCGACTTCCTCCTCGAAGACATCCACGCCACCCCTGGTCGTCGCTTCACCGAGTTCTCCGGCGACGTCTCCGGACGCTGGGTCGGTGCCCTCGCCTCCGCTTCATCCGAGTACGGCACCCCCTTTCCCATCCTCGACGAAGTCGTCCATCGCGTCATCGCCGCCCAGCATCCCGACGGCTACTTCGGCTCTGCCTTCCATTACGACCAGCCCACCGACCGCGACCTCGCCCTCCTCTGGGGCAACGGACGCCTCCTCGTCGGCCTCATGGAGTACCACTCCCTCACCAAAGATCCCGCCACCCTTGCCTCAGCCCGAAAGCTCGGAGACTTCCTCGTCCGCATCGGACCTGAGTTCAACTCAAAAAAGATGGCCGATGACTTCGGCGCCGCCCATTTCGCCTCGAGCTACATCTGCTGGACCCAGCAGACCGAAGGCCTCGCCGCCCTCTACGCCGTCACCCACGACGATCGCTACAAAGACCTCTGCGCCGCCATCTCCGAACGCATCGAGCGCCGCCCCTCGGACCACGTCCACGGCTATCTCTGCAGCCTGCGTGGCACAGTTGACCTCTACCAGGCCACGCACGACTCCACCCACCTCCGCCGCGCCGAAGACGGCTGGCTCAGCGTCATGAACTCCGGCGACGTCCTCGTCACCGGCGGCGTCCCCGAAGCCTGGTCTCCCAAGCGCCTCCGCACCGAAGGCTGCGCCGAGTGCGACTGGCTACGCCTGAACCTATCTCTATGGCGCGCCACCGCCAACCCAAAGTACCTCGACACAGCCGAGCACATCCTCTTCAACGAGTTCTCCATGAACCAGTTCTCCACCGGAGACTTCGGCCATGCCACCCTCGACGAGTCCGGCATCCCGCAAATTGTCTCGGTCCGCGCCTGGTGGTGCTGCACCCTGCACGGCCTGCGCGCCTTCCCCGACGTCCACCGCACCGCCTTCCGCTCCACCGGCCAGAGCCTCTTCTACGACCTCCCCGTAGACAGCACCTTCACCCAGGCCGGTCTTCACGTCGAAGCAAAATCAAGCCTCGCGCAAGACGGAACCATCCAACTGAAAGTAAAACAGTCCCCCGCCGGCCAGAGACTCACCGTGCGCCAACCCGCCTGGGCTGAGACCATCCATCTCGACCGAAACGGCCACCCCGTCCCGGGCCTCACCGTCTCCAACCTCACCCCCAACGACACCATCACGATCACCTATGCCATGGAGAAGAAGCAGACCCCCTCTCCCGGCAACAAGGGCCAACTCTTCACCTACGGCCCCTGGCTCCTCGGAGCTCCCTCAGCCGTGAACCCCGGCTACTTCAACGAACTCCACCCCAGGAACACCCTGCTACCCGCAACCCTGCAAACCGCATCCGAGCCTGCACAAAACCTCTTCGCCGTCCCGGTAGCCGCCGCCCAGTCCGCATACATCCCCGCCGAGTTCCCCGAACAGCCCTCCCAGGTCCAACTCCGTGCCGTAGCCGAGCAAACATCCATGCTTCCAACACCATGGCAGATCGCCTTCCAGGTAAAGAAAACAAGCTAA
- a CDS encoding biopolymer transporter Tol, producing the protein MRPHSIALLAILLAARTHPLSAQTVPDWAQPGSATHNQVPPPADFHRPTRTLAEPIGIFQGQSDIGAAVVPGNSTFDPAGKTYTITSAGYNIWYSRDEFRYLWKKVSGDLSLATDLSFPNPEGYGDRKVVIVIRQSLDDDAKEAVAGEHGTGMIHLAWRPETNQQMKDMSFRFGGTLNNVHAKRIGIEKHGDEIALYVSFQGEPMHQLGPPLKLPFEGPFYVGIGFCSHLPAKADTAILSNVILEDTAGKVK; encoded by the coding sequence ATGCGACCTCACAGCATCGCGCTCCTCGCAATCCTTCTCGCCGCCCGCACCCACCCACTCTCAGCCCAAACCGTCCCCGACTGGGCCCAGCCCGGCTCCGCCACGCACAATCAGGTCCCCCCACCCGCCGACTTCCACCGCCCCACCCGCACCTTGGCCGAGCCCATCGGCATCTTCCAGGGCCAGTCCGACATCGGCGCCGCCGTCGTCCCCGGCAACTCCACCTTCGATCCGGCGGGCAAAACCTACACCATCACCTCCGCCGGCTACAACATCTGGTACTCCCGCGACGAGTTCCGCTATCTTTGGAAAAAGGTCTCCGGCGACCTCTCCCTAGCCACCGATCTTTCCTTTCCGAACCCCGAAGGCTACGGCGATCGCAAGGTCGTCATCGTCATCCGCCAGTCGCTCGACGACGACGCCAAGGAAGCCGTGGCCGGCGAGCACGGAACCGGCATGATTCACCTCGCCTGGCGTCCCGAAACCAACCAGCAGATGAAGGACATGTCCTTTCGCTTCGGAGGCACGCTCAACAACGTCCACGCCAAACGCATCGGCATCGAGAAGCATGGAGACGAGATCGCCCTCTACGTCAGCTTCCAGGGCGAACCCATGCACCAGCTGGGCCCACCCCTCAAACTCCCCTTCGAAGGCCCGTTCTACGTCGGCATAGGCTTCTGCTCCCACCTTCCCGCCAAAGCCGACACCGCCATCCTGTCCAACGTCATCCTCGAAGACACCGCTGGCAAGGTAAAGTGA
- a CDS encoding PQQ-dependent sugar dehydrogenase, translated as MKQIVIAGVFLALAATQVKAQINAGEQKPEADVPFTLTQVTTLNLPWRIAFLPDGRMLITEKVGPIWVVTQTGEKTPVANAPAVLARGQGGMLGIYLSPHYAKDHFVYLTYSEPGEGGSSLALARAKLTLGQGSASLDDLKVIWRDGERGQGGQFGAAVAFSPDSKYLYLTVGDRQRMTPAQDPNQPLGKILRLTLDGKPAPGNPMAGKTGAASVPVIDPPDDTEAAKTAPVVKTYTFPGPNLTQSETWSMGHRTPYGLAFAPDGKLWEMEHGPKGGDELNLILPGKNYGWPLASYAVNYNGVPIPSPDTRPDLTKPVIYWTPIIAPGNLMFYKGSMFPQWNGSALISGLASKAILRVTFDGKGGAKPAERWEVGHRIRDVEEAPDGALWLLEDARGGGVFRVTPK; from the coding sequence ATGAAGCAGATCGTGATCGCGGGAGTTTTTCTGGCTCTGGCCGCGACCCAGGTAAAGGCGCAGATCAATGCGGGCGAGCAGAAGCCCGAGGCGGATGTTCCGTTTACGCTGACGCAGGTGACGACGTTGAACCTGCCGTGGCGGATTGCATTCCTGCCGGACGGGCGGATGCTGATTACCGAGAAGGTTGGACCGATCTGGGTTGTGACGCAGACCGGAGAGAAGACGCCGGTGGCGAATGCTCCGGCGGTTCTGGCCCGGGGACAGGGCGGCATGCTGGGGATCTACCTCTCGCCGCACTATGCGAAGGACCACTTTGTGTACCTCACGTATTCGGAGCCGGGTGAGGGCGGGTCGAGCCTGGCGCTGGCGCGGGCGAAGCTGACGCTTGGGCAGGGCTCGGCGAGCCTCGACGACCTGAAGGTGATCTGGCGGGATGGCGAGCGGGGCCAGGGCGGGCAGTTCGGGGCGGCAGTCGCGTTCTCGCCGGACTCGAAGTACCTGTATCTCACGGTTGGGGATCGGCAGAGGATGACACCGGCCCAGGATCCGAACCAGCCTCTGGGCAAGATCCTGCGGCTGACGCTCGATGGAAAGCCTGCCCCGGGGAACCCGATGGCGGGCAAGACGGGTGCGGCGAGCGTGCCGGTGATCGATCCGCCGGACGATACCGAAGCGGCGAAGACGGCTCCTGTGGTGAAGACGTATACGTTTCCGGGGCCGAACCTGACGCAGTCGGAGACGTGGAGCATGGGGCACCGGACGCCTTACGGGCTGGCCTTTGCACCGGACGGCAAGCTTTGGGAGATGGAGCATGGGCCGAAGGGCGGGGATGAGCTGAACCTGATTCTGCCGGGGAAGAACTATGGGTGGCCGCTGGCTTCGTACGCGGTGAACTATAACGGCGTGCCGATTCCGAGTCCGGATACGCGGCCTGATTTGACCAAGCCGGTGATCTACTGGACGCCGATTATTGCTCCGGGCAACCTGATGTTCTACAAGGGCTCGATGTTTCCGCAGTGGAACGGGTCGGCGCTGATCAGCGGGCTGGCTTCGAAGGCGATTCTTCGAGTTACGTTCGATGGCAAGGGTGGGGCAAAGCCTGCCGAGCGTTGGGAGGTTGGGCACCGGATCCGGGATGTTGAAGAGGCTCCGGATGGGGCGCTCTGGCTGCTTGAAGATGCTCGGGGCGGTGGGGTGTTCCGGGTTACGCCTAAGTAG
- a CDS encoding alpha/beta hydrolase produces MIRRAAFALFSITLVAAAQENPATRITENHAVTEADGTVRMQRVIPLPQSLSPEATAWLSRPLATDANVPQTIEQRRTALDASQARHRDELLKLFPGTIKDTTLAGVPVHDVTPTTLKHKDRVLICLHGGGFNADSGSYSESIPVAGLTGVRVVSLLYRLAPEHPFPAGVDDVIAVYRELLKTYRPNRIGIFGSSAGAGLTLQAAVKMKQLKLPMPAALGPFSAPASMADGGDSRSLYNTDGLRGYVPIMDGTLDTDYVGKTDPRDPVLSPMYADLHDMPPTLFLTSERDLLLSATSSLSRAFIRAGNQSQLIVFEGLPHCFWNNSTLPESHEAWGYMANFFDRELGR; encoded by the coding sequence ATGATACGTCGTGCTGCCTTCGCGCTCTTCTCGATCACCCTCGTAGCCGCCGCCCAGGAGAACCCCGCAACCAGAATCACCGAAAACCACGCCGTCACCGAAGCCGACGGAACCGTCCGCATGCAGCGCGTCATTCCCCTTCCGCAAAGCCTGAGTCCCGAGGCCACGGCATGGCTCAGCCGCCCCCTCGCCACCGACGCAAACGTCCCCCAGACCATCGAGCAGCGCCGCACCGCACTCGACGCCTCCCAGGCCCGCCACCGCGACGAGCTGCTGAAGCTCTTCCCCGGAACCATCAAGGACACCACGCTAGCAGGCGTCCCCGTCCACGACGTCACCCCAACCACCCTGAAGCACAAAGACCGCGTCCTCATCTGCCTCCACGGCGGCGGTTTCAACGCCGACTCCGGCTCCTACTCCGAATCGATCCCGGTAGCCGGCCTCACCGGCGTACGCGTCGTCAGTCTCCTCTACCGCCTCGCCCCGGAGCATCCCTTCCCCGCCGGCGTGGACGACGTCATCGCCGTCTACCGCGAGCTCCTCAAAACCTACAGGCCCAACCGCATCGGCATCTTCGGCAGCAGCGCGGGAGCCGGCCTCACTCTGCAGGCCGCGGTCAAGATGAAGCAGCTCAAGCTCCCCATGCCCGCCGCCCTCGGCCCCTTCTCCGCCCCCGCCAGCATGGCCGACGGAGGCGACTCCCGCTCCCTCTACAACACCGACGGCCTACGCGGCTACGTCCCCATCATGGACGGCACCCTCGACACCGACTACGTCGGGAAGACCGACCCGCGCGATCCCGTCCTGTCGCCCATGTACGCGGACCTCCACGACATGCCGCCAACGCTCTTCCTCACCAGCGAGCGCGATCTCCTCCTCAGCGCGACAAGCTCCCTCAGCCGCGCCTTTATCCGTGCCGGAAACCAGTCGCAACTCATCGTCTTCGAAGGACTCCCGCATTGCTTCTGGAACAACAGCACCCTGCCGGAGTCACACGAAGCCTGGGGATACATGGCGAACTTCTTCGACCGGGAGTTAGGACGCTAA